A region from the Clavibacter sp. A6099 genome encodes:
- a CDS encoding SGNH/GDSL hydrolase family protein, translating into MTQPHPWRRYVALGDSFTEGIGDPEPGSPGGHRGWADRVAEVLAGQVDGFSYANLAIRGRLLGQIADEQVEPALALHPDLVSLSAGGNDILRPGADPDRLAERLDQMVARLSSEGATVVLFTGTDVKFSPVFGRLRGKVAIYNEDIRAVAARHDCIVADQWSLTEIQDPRMWDVDRLHLAPLGHHTVARMVLQALAVENDLEPLKPEPLPPRTWSQARAGDIDWARSYFVPWVLRRLRHQSSGDGRTAKRPDASPWTRVDAGS; encoded by the coding sequence ATGACCCAGCCCCACCCCTGGCGCCGCTACGTCGCCCTCGGCGACTCCTTCACGGAGGGCATCGGCGATCCCGAGCCGGGCAGCCCCGGCGGGCACCGCGGCTGGGCCGACCGGGTGGCCGAGGTGCTGGCCGGCCAGGTCGACGGCTTCTCCTACGCGAACCTCGCCATCCGCGGCCGGCTGCTCGGGCAGATCGCCGACGAGCAGGTCGAGCCCGCGCTCGCGCTGCACCCCGACCTCGTCTCGCTCTCGGCGGGCGGCAACGACATCCTCCGGCCCGGCGCCGACCCCGACCGCCTCGCCGAGCGCCTGGACCAGATGGTCGCCCGGCTCTCCTCCGAGGGCGCGACCGTGGTGCTCTTCACGGGCACCGACGTCAAGTTCTCCCCCGTGTTCGGGCGGCTCCGCGGCAAGGTCGCGATCTACAACGAGGACATCCGCGCGGTCGCCGCCCGGCACGACTGCATCGTGGCCGACCAGTGGTCGCTCACCGAGATCCAGGATCCGCGCATGTGGGACGTCGACCGGCTGCACCTCGCGCCGCTCGGCCACCACACCGTCGCGCGCATGGTGCTGCAGGCGCTCGCCGTCGAGAACGACCTCGAGCCGCTGAAGCCCGAGCCGCTGCCGCCGCGCACCTGGAGCCAGGCGCGCGCGGGCGACATCGACTGGGCGCGCTCGTACTTCGTGCCGTGGGTGCTGCGGCGCCTGCGCCACCAGTCCTCGGGCGACGGCCGCACGGCCAAGCGGCCGGACGCGTCGCCGTGGACGCGCGTCGACGCAGGGAGCTGA
- a CDS encoding VOC family protein — protein sequence MPELLSADTTMGPVTLLVGDLDRMTAYYRDAVGLEQLREGTESTTLGRGGVPAVVLEPASGLDLPSPGNAGLFHTAVLFDEPAALARSVASLAQRAPGTFTGSADHLVSRAFYFTDPEGNGVELYTDRPRDEWTWHDGRILMDSLRLDPNAFLRDELAPVSDAASDAAGIGHVHLQVGDTEQASAFYVDTLGFELVAGWHGSAIFVSAGGYHHHMAMNTWNSRGAGRRPATLGLGTVRIEVPTRDEVEAVDARLRAAGVPTRDDGRELAFEDPWGNALVLSAA from the coding sequence ATGCCCGAACTGCTCTCCGCCGACACGACCATGGGCCCCGTGACCCTCCTGGTCGGCGACCTCGACCGGATGACCGCCTACTACCGCGACGCCGTCGGCCTCGAGCAGCTGCGCGAGGGCACCGAGTCCACGACGCTCGGGCGCGGGGGAGTGCCCGCGGTGGTGCTCGAACCCGCGAGCGGCCTCGACCTCCCGAGCCCCGGGAACGCCGGCCTCTTCCACACGGCCGTGCTCTTCGACGAGCCGGCCGCGCTCGCCCGCTCCGTCGCCTCGCTCGCCCAGCGCGCGCCCGGCACCTTCACCGGCAGCGCGGATCACCTCGTGAGCCGCGCGTTCTACTTCACCGACCCGGAGGGCAACGGCGTCGAGCTGTACACCGACCGTCCGCGCGACGAGTGGACGTGGCACGACGGGCGGATCCTCATGGACTCGCTCCGGCTCGACCCGAACGCGTTCCTCCGGGACGAGCTCGCGCCCGTCTCCGACGCCGCGTCCGACGCGGCCGGCATCGGCCACGTGCACCTGCAGGTGGGCGACACCGAGCAGGCGTCCGCCTTCTACGTCGACACGCTGGGCTTCGAGCTCGTCGCCGGCTGGCACGGATCCGCGATCTTCGTCTCGGCGGGCGGGTACCACCACCACATGGCCATGAACACGTGGAACAGCAGGGGCGCCGGCCGGCGTCCCGCGACGCTCGGGCTCGGCACCGTGCGCATCGAGGTGCCCACGCGCGACGAGGTCGAGGCGGTGGACGCGCGCCTCCGCGCCGCCGGCGTCCCCACGCGCGACGACGGACGGGAGCTCGCCTTCGAGGACCCGTGGGGCAACGCCCTGGTGCTGTCCGCCGCCTGA
- a CDS encoding acyl-CoA dehydrogenase family protein — protein MTPDAPADLPDPLDPLGHLDEALLDRIRSRAPGYDARNAFFAEDLDELRAAGYLRLLVPRGLGGSGASLADAVRAQHLLAQAAPATALGVGMHLVWTAVARILADRGDDSLRGVLEDAGRDELLAFAISEPGNDQALADALTRAEPDADGGYRFTGTKSTSSMAPAWTRLGLFGRDDRDPEHPLLVHAFVPRDAPGLEIVPDWDTLGMRATQSHTVILRDVRAEPADVVRRREHGRRDDPFALAVLQAFELLIAAVYAGLGQRALDIAVESALRRTSRAAGGAALAADPGIRHLVAEAALAQDALLPQLTALADDVDRGAGHGDRWASLLVGAKVRATRTAADVVQRAIAVAGGGSLRTGDELGRLYRDVLAGGFHPSSDRQAAETIATTLLGPVPRAS, from the coding sequence ATGACGCCCGACGCCCCGGCCGACCTGCCCGACCCGCTCGACCCGCTCGGGCACCTCGACGAGGCGCTCCTGGACCGGATCCGCTCCCGCGCCCCCGGCTACGACGCCCGCAACGCGTTCTTCGCGGAGGACCTCGACGAGCTGCGCGCCGCCGGCTACCTCCGGCTCCTCGTGCCTCGTGGGCTCGGCGGGTCTGGGGCCTCCCTCGCCGACGCCGTGCGCGCGCAGCACCTCCTCGCGCAGGCGGCGCCCGCCACGGCGCTCGGCGTGGGCATGCACCTCGTCTGGACGGCTGTCGCCCGGATCCTCGCCGACCGCGGCGACGACTCGCTCCGCGGCGTCCTCGAGGACGCGGGCCGCGACGAGCTGCTGGCCTTCGCGATCAGCGAGCCCGGCAACGACCAGGCCCTCGCCGACGCGCTCACCCGGGCCGAGCCCGACGCGGACGGCGGGTACCGGTTCACGGGCACCAAGTCGACGTCGAGCATGGCGCCCGCGTGGACCCGGCTCGGGCTCTTCGGACGGGACGACCGGGATCCGGAGCACCCGCTCCTCGTGCACGCGTTCGTGCCGCGCGACGCGCCCGGCCTCGAGATCGTGCCCGACTGGGACACGCTGGGCATGCGGGCGACGCAGAGCCACACGGTGATCCTCCGCGACGTGCGCGCGGAGCCCGCCGACGTCGTCCGCCGGCGCGAGCACGGCCGCCGCGACGACCCGTTCGCGCTCGCCGTGCTGCAGGCGTTCGAGCTGCTCATCGCCGCCGTGTACGCCGGGCTCGGACAGCGCGCGCTCGACATCGCCGTCGAGTCGGCGCTCCGCCGCACCTCGCGCGCGGCCGGCGGCGCCGCGCTCGCGGCGGACCCCGGGATCCGGCACCTCGTCGCGGAGGCGGCCCTCGCGCAGGACGCGCTCCTCCCTCAGCTCACGGCGCTCGCGGACGACGTCGACCGCGGAGCGGGCCATGGCGACCGCTGGGCGTCGCTCCTCGTCGGGGCGAAGGTCCGGGCGACCCGCACCGCGGCCGACGTAGTGCAGCGCGCGATCGCGGTTGCGGGCGGCGGATCCCTCCGCACGGGCGACGAGCTCGGCCGCCTGTACCGCGACGTGCTGGCCGGAGGCTTCCACCCGTCGAGCGACCGGCAGGCCGCCGAGACCATCGCGACGACGCTGCTCGGCCCGGTCCCGCGCGCGTCCTGA
- a CDS encoding D-alanyl-D-alanine carboxypeptidase family protein encodes MSRARRLTLAGVAAALVVSAGVYVPVTLTADPPAAVAHVDAPSPVVNVPTPESWPAEGVSAVGATGFDGVLATNEATPVSRPMASITKTVTALVVLEAKPLAPGEDGPQVTFTAEDEALRGEILKQDGIVEPAVPGTSLSQRDLLEGALLASANNYAAALGVWAYGSNDAFVAAANAWLAEQGLTGTHVADAMGLSPETVSTTADLVRIGEMVLADPVLSGIVDQRSADVAGVGEVENRNQLAGVPGFRGIKTGTLEQAGKCLLWAVDTKVGDRDVTLVGVTLGAKDHAELARQVTALLPTVSANLHVVQVASAGEPFADYTTAWGATAQAVATEDESLLVWGDTPVTTTVEASGSGEAAAGTQVGTATVTAGQETVRVPLALDRAIPGPDGWWRLGNPGELLG; translated from the coding sequence GTGAGCCGCGCCCGCCGCCTCACGCTGGCCGGCGTCGCCGCGGCGCTCGTCGTCTCGGCGGGCGTGTACGTCCCCGTCACCCTCACGGCGGATCCGCCCGCCGCGGTCGCGCACGTCGACGCGCCGTCGCCCGTCGTCAACGTCCCCACGCCCGAGAGCTGGCCGGCCGAGGGCGTCTCCGCCGTCGGCGCCACCGGCTTCGACGGCGTCCTCGCGACGAACGAGGCCACGCCCGTGTCCCGGCCGATGGCGAGCATCACCAAGACCGTGACGGCCCTCGTCGTGCTGGAGGCGAAGCCGCTCGCGCCCGGGGAGGACGGGCCGCAGGTCACGTTCACGGCCGAGGACGAGGCGCTCCGCGGGGAGATCCTCAAGCAGGACGGCATCGTCGAGCCCGCGGTCCCCGGCACGAGCCTCTCGCAGCGGGACCTGCTCGAGGGCGCGCTGCTCGCGAGCGCCAACAACTACGCGGCGGCGCTCGGGGTCTGGGCCTACGGCTCGAACGACGCCTTCGTCGCGGCCGCGAACGCGTGGCTCGCCGAGCAGGGCCTCACGGGCACGCACGTCGCCGACGCGATGGGGTTGTCGCCCGAGACCGTGAGCACGACTGCCGACCTCGTCCGCATCGGCGAGATGGTGCTGGCCGACCCCGTGCTCTCGGGCATCGTCGACCAGCGGAGCGCCGACGTGGCGGGAGTGGGCGAGGTCGAGAACCGCAATCAGCTGGCGGGCGTCCCGGGATTCCGCGGCATCAAGACGGGCACGCTCGAGCAGGCGGGCAAGTGCCTGCTCTGGGCGGTGGACACGAAGGTGGGCGACCGCGACGTGACCCTCGTCGGCGTGACGCTCGGCGCGAAGGACCACGCGGAGCTCGCGCGGCAGGTGACCGCGCTGCTGCCCACGGTCTCGGCGAACCTGCACGTGGTGCAGGTGGCCTCCGCGGGGGAGCCGTTCGCCGACTACACCACTGCGTGGGGTGCGACAGCGCAGGCCGTCGCCACCGAGGACGAGTCGCTCTTGGTGTGGGGCGACACGCCTGTCACCACGACCGTCGAGGCCTCCGGATCCGGGGAGGCAGCCGCGGGGACCCAGGTCGGCACGGCGACGGTCACGGCCGGACAGGAGACGGTGCGGGTGCCGCTCGCCCTCGACCGCGCGATCCCGGGCCCCGACGGCTGGTGGCGCCTCGGCAACCCGGGCGAGCTGCTCGGCTGA